The Deltaproteobacteria bacterium genome window below encodes:
- a CDS encoding RHS repeat protein, whose protein sequence is MKWMLLPLLVLTISLPAFSIVDMKNANYSNTWVDFHLDGIGYDLKLERTYNSRTLFNGIFGFGWCTNFETKLEITSENNLKVKECGAGSELVFSQREISKQDVEKTIDFVIGKMKAEKSSGRNEEFYKKRREELLEYDETRAAEAKKYGMVSKLSDGSKFLANGKEVDSIVFKSTYYERTLPDGSKQRFNPQGQLTHMYDKNSNMLKLEYDKLGLLKEVSDSSSRKLTFKYYPANKKVHQVLGPNSLKAEYQYQNTDDLTYSLDSKKFATKYQYDDLHNVTKITFTDGSTVQIKYNQNNDWVIGFVDRDKCTETYNYEVDKKDPKGHFWSSVKKVCGKQTMAQSRYEFWHKQKPDGEFILSRVLSKENDDEMDISYHEVFGRPISIRKNGNKMTYEYTTDGMVRSKTTDRNKLIFEYGATIKKPVKVTIENLNEKGKKVSTKFTKFQYDTKGNLNFAENSEGQKIELSYDNKGRITQIKDQAKKVVKLQYEEKYNKPVAVTRPGLGSIKVTYKPNGDINKVDSKEGPSVAMQVASTFNNLLDIIAPATQELFL, encoded by the coding sequence ATGAAATGGATGTTGTTGCCGTTACTCGTTTTGACTATTTCTCTTCCTGCCTTTTCCATTGTGGATATGAAAAATGCCAATTATTCGAATACATGGGTGGATTTTCACCTTGATGGAATAGGATATGATCTTAAATTAGAAAGAACTTACAATAGTCGAACTTTGTTCAATGGAATTTTTGGTTTTGGATGGTGTACGAACTTTGAAACGAAATTGGAAATTACCAGTGAAAATAATTTGAAAGTTAAAGAGTGCGGTGCGGGTTCAGAGCTTGTTTTTTCACAAAGAGAAATAAGCAAACAGGATGTAGAAAAAACCATCGATTTCGTTATTGGAAAAATGAAAGCTGAAAAATCTTCAGGAAGAAACGAAGAGTTTTACAAAAAGAGAAGAGAAGAACTTCTGGAGTACGATGAAACCAGGGCTGCAGAAGCAAAAAAATACGGCATGGTTAGTAAATTAAGTGATGGAAGTAAATTTTTAGCAAATGGCAAAGAGGTAGATAGCATTGTATTCAAATCAACTTATTATGAACGAACTCTTCCCGATGGATCCAAACAAAGATTTAATCCCCAAGGACAGCTGACTCATATGTATGATAAGAATAGCAATATGTTAAAGCTCGAATATGATAAATTAGGTCTTTTAAAAGAAGTTTCTGATTCGAGTTCAAGAAAATTAACTTTTAAATACTATCCAGCTAATAAAAAAGTACATCAAGTCTTGGGACCTAATTCTTTGAAGGCAGAATATCAATATCAAAATACAGATGATTTAACCTATTCTCTCGATTCAAAGAAATTTGCTACTAAATATCAGTATGATGATCTACATAATGTGACTAAAATTACTTTTACCGATGGTTCAACTGTGCAGATCAAATATAATCAAAATAATGATTGGGTTATTGGGTTTGTCGATAGAGATAAATGTACAGAAACATATAATTATGAGGTAGATAAAAAAGATCCTAAGGGTCATTTTTGGTCTTCTGTTAAAAAGGTATGTGGAAAACAAACAATGGCTCAAAGTCGATATGAATTTTGGCATAAACAAAAACCTGATGGTGAGTTCATTCTTTCGCGAGTGTTATCCAAAGAAAATGATGATGAAATGGATATCAGTTATCACGAAGTTTTTGGGAGACCCATTTCCATTAGAAAAAATGGAAATAAAATGACCTATGAGTACACGACCGACGGGATGGTAAGGTCTAAAACGACGGATCGTAACAAACTGATATTCGAGTACGGAGCGACAATTAAAAAGCCCGTCAAAGTGACTATCGAAAATTTAAATGAAAAAGGGAAAAAAGTTTCCACAAAATTTACAAAGTTTCAATATGATACAAAAGGCAATTTAAATTTTGCTGAAAACTCCGAAGGGCAGAAAATTGAGTTATCCTATGATAACAAGGGCAGGATCACTCAAATTAAGGACCAGGCAAAAAAAGTAGTTAAGCTTCAATATGAAGAAAAGTATAATAAACCCGTGGCAGTCACTCGACCAGGTCTGGGCAGTATTAA
- a CDS encoding type II secretion system F family protein yields the protein MEFLFKPFIFIPVVTVAIAIAVYNFTGIFSKYFSTKSTSTRDLILKYYSLMGVSVEPKKVTWLLYGMSFGLGAVFFFLLWPDIMSGLLFGISIGIAGWNAPLLLVKANYEKRCSRFVTQMVDALTIMANGIKTGSNPIQSMQRVIEIMGNPVSQEFQTIVSETQLGSSFEEALTKLGQRIPRPDVQMFVTSINILKETGGNLAETFETIVYVIRERQKIEKKIDAITSKGVMQGIIVMLVPLVIFIVFLFMDPAFIRPMYTTTMGYIFIFIMLVLQVIGGIWIKKIVTIKV from the coding sequence ATGGAATTTTTGTTTAAACCTTTTATTTTTATTCCGGTTGTTACGGTCGCCATTGCGATTGCTGTTTATAACTTTACGGGTATTTTTTCAAAATATTTTAGTACAAAATCCACTAGTACCAGGGACCTTATACTAAAGTATTATTCACTTATGGGCGTTTCTGTTGAGCCTAAAAAAGTAACTTGGCTTTTATATGGAATGAGTTTCGGGCTGGGTGCTGTTTTTTTCTTTTTATTATGGCCTGATATTATGTCTGGATTGTTATTTGGAATATCCATTGGAATAGCAGGATGGAATGCTCCATTGCTCTTGGTTAAGGCTAATTATGAAAAAAGATGTTCACGATTTGTCACTCAAATGGTTGATGCTCTTACCATCATGGCAAATGGAATTAAAACAGGATCAAACCCCATTCAATCCATGCAAAGAGTTATCGAAATTATGGGAAATCCTGTCAGTCAGGAGTTTCAAACGATCGTGTCAGAAACTCAATTAGGATCTAGTTTTGAGGAAGCTCTAACAAAACTGGGACAGAGAATACCCAGACCCGATGTGCAAATGTTTGTGACTTCAATTAATATTTTAAAGGAAACGGGCGGCAATTTAGCCGAAACCTTCGAGACCATTGTCTATGTTATTAGGGAAAGACAAAAAATTGAGAAAAAAATTGACGCGATAACTTCAAAGGGCGTCATGCAGGGAATTATTGTCATGTTGGTACCTCTAGTAATTTTTATTGTATTTTTGTTTATGGATCCAGCTTTTATCAGACCAATGTACACTACGACAATGGGCTATATTTTTATTTTTATAATGCTAGTCTTGCAAGTTATTGGTGGAATTTGGATTAAAAAAATTGTTACAATCAAGGTATGA